In Paraburkholderia acidisoli, one DNA window encodes the following:
- a CDS encoding aspartate/glutamate racemase family protein yields MTLGIIRVLTTDDDAVLLEHGRLIKAQYGIASVSRCIPDQPTGIFDAATEQRAVPKIVELGRQMEAEGVRALFLSCAADPGLAALRAAVSIPVVSAGSAAARVAALTGLPVAVLGIGAEAPRPFRALLGEAVPYARPDGVTKTNDLLTPEGAAAALATARRLHEEGAKVIAFSCTGLSTIGLAARIREHIGCVAVDAVAAAGMFAVEMLGAARLTRVAQVPQSSQLH; encoded by the coding sequence ATGACGCTCGGCATCATTCGCGTCCTGACCACCGACGACGACGCCGTTCTGCTCGAACACGGGCGGCTCATCAAGGCGCAGTACGGCATCGCTTCCGTGTCGCGCTGCATTCCCGACCAGCCCACGGGCATTTTCGACGCGGCGACCGAACAGCGCGCCGTGCCGAAGATCGTCGAACTGGGCCGCCAGATGGAAGCCGAAGGCGTTCGCGCGCTGTTCCTCAGTTGCGCGGCCGACCCCGGCCTCGCGGCGTTGCGCGCGGCGGTGAGCATTCCGGTCGTGAGCGCGGGCAGCGCGGCGGCGCGCGTGGCCGCGTTGACGGGCTTGCCGGTCGCGGTGCTCGGCATCGGTGCCGAGGCGCCTCGGCCGTTTCGCGCGTTGCTCGGCGAAGCGGTGCCGTACGCGCGGCCCGACGGCGTGACCAAAACGAACGATCTGCTCACGCCCGAAGGCGCGGCCGCCGCGCTCGCCACGGCGCGCCGCCTGCACGAGGAAGGCGCGAAGGTGATCGCGTTCTCGTGCACGGGCTTGTCGACGATCGGGCTCGCCGCGCGCATTCGCGAGCACATCGGCTGCGTGGCCGTCGACGCGGTCGCGGCGGCGGGCATGTTCGCGGTCGAGATGCTCGGCGCGGCGCGCTTGACGCGGGTCGCGCAGGTGCCGCAGTCGTCGCAACTGCATTGA
- a CDS encoding AroM family protein gives MNTRKLGTLTIGQAPRADITPILDAYLPAGLPCVHMGVLDNLTRAEIETRYAPQPGNATLVSRLLDGSSVVVDKPAVRAVLQDKIDALVAQGCNVVLVLCTGEFHGLTGGSAWLVEPDQIVPPTGAALAGDRQVGIVVPLASQIDSEFRKWAGLRRPPICAAASPYASVDQNDDLIAAARELREQGAELLILDCMGFTERHREIVKQASGLPVILSNALIARLTAELL, from the coding sequence ATGAACACACGAAAACTCGGCACGCTCACGATCGGCCAGGCGCCGCGCGCGGACATCACGCCGATCCTCGACGCCTATCTGCCCGCCGGCCTGCCGTGCGTGCACATGGGCGTGCTCGACAACCTCACGCGCGCCGAAATCGAAACGCGCTACGCGCCGCAGCCCGGCAACGCGACGCTGGTGTCGCGCCTGCTCGACGGCAGCTCGGTCGTCGTCGACAAACCCGCCGTGCGCGCGGTGTTGCAGGACAAGATCGACGCGCTCGTGGCGCAGGGCTGCAACGTGGTGCTCGTGTTGTGCACCGGCGAGTTCCACGGCCTCACGGGCGGCAGCGCGTGGCTGGTCGAGCCGGACCAGATCGTGCCGCCCACGGGCGCGGCGCTCGCTGGCGACCGCCAGGTGGGGATCGTCGTGCCGCTCGCGAGCCAGATCGACAGCGAGTTCCGCAAGTGGGCCGGCCTGCGCCGCCCGCCAATCTGCGCGGCCGCCTCGCCTTACGCGAGCGTCGACCAGAACGACGACCTCATCGCCGCCGCGCGCGAACTGCGCGAGCAGGGCGCGGAACTGCTGATCCTCGATTGCATGGGCTTCACCGAACGCCATCGCGAGATCGTCAAGCAGGCGAGCGGCTTGCCCGTGATTCTCTCCAACGCGCTGATCGCGCGACTGACCGCGGAGCTTCTGTGA
- a CDS encoding DUF1177 domain-containing protein — MSLAQTLQVFEAFDSRYASGQTVIDLLAPFADLGVSVDVTEIGGPKGTTDFVKIAIPGDDGKRRGGSAKTLGIVGRLGGIGARPSRIGLVSDADGAIAAVAAALKLAQMRRNGDPLPGDVFLTTHICPTAPTRPHDPVDFMDSPIDTEDVNAHEVWDEMDAVLSLDTTKGNRIINHSGYAISPTVKEGYILRVSEDLIRIMEMTSGKPAVTFPVTTQDITPYGNGVHHLNSIMQPSIATSAPVVGVAITTQSVVPGCGTGASHETDIALSVKFAVEVAKEFGRGTCAFFDEKDYARLLELYGSLAHLKVRHPNK, encoded by the coding sequence ATGAGCCTCGCACAAACCCTGCAAGTCTTCGAAGCCTTCGACAGCCGCTATGCCAGCGGCCAGACCGTGATCGATCTGCTCGCGCCGTTCGCCGACCTCGGCGTGAGCGTCGACGTTACCGAGATCGGCGGTCCGAAGGGCACGACCGATTTCGTCAAGATCGCCATTCCCGGCGACGACGGCAAGCGCCGCGGCGGCAGCGCGAAGACGCTCGGCATCGTCGGCCGTCTGGGCGGGATCGGCGCGCGGCCTTCGCGCATCGGTCTGGTGTCGGACGCGGATGGCGCGATCGCCGCCGTGGCCGCCGCGCTCAAGCTCGCGCAAATGCGCCGCAACGGCGACCCGCTGCCGGGCGACGTGTTCCTCACCACGCACATCTGCCCGACCGCGCCCACGCGCCCGCACGATCCCGTCGATTTCATGGATTCCCCGATCGACACCGAAGACGTCAACGCGCACGAAGTGTGGGACGAAATGGACGCGGTGCTCTCGCTCGACACGACCAAGGGCAATCGCATCATCAACCACAGCGGCTACGCCATTTCGCCCACCGTGAAGGAAGGCTATATCCTGCGCGTGTCGGAAGATCTCATCCGCATCATGGAAATGACGAGCGGCAAGCCCGCGGTGACGTTCCCGGTGACCACGCAGGACATCACGCCTTACGGCAACGGCGTGCATCACCTGAACAGCATCATGCAGCCGTCGATCGCGACCAGCGCGCCGGTGGTGGGCGTCGCCATCACGACGCAAAGCGTGGTGCCGGGCTGCGGCACGGGCGCGAGCCACGAGACGGACATCGCGCTCTCGGTCAAATTCGCCGTGGAAGTCGCGAAGGAATTCGGGCGCGGCACCTGCGCGTTCTTCGACGAGAAGGACTACGCGCGCCTGCTCGAACTCTACGGCTCGCTCGCGCATCTGAAGGTGCGTCATCCCAACAAGTAA
- the pepE gene encoding dipeptidase PepE: MNALLLSNSRGPDGAYLVHALDAIRALTPSGGQSQTEALFVPFAGVTMTWDDYAAKVAAALAPAHVSLRSVHTFASDAEAQAAIAKTQLIVVGGGNTFQLLAQCRSRGFVEAIRQAVRGGARYLGWSAGANLACPTISTTNDMPIVDPQGFGALDLVDFQINPHYTNALPAGHQGETRNQRIEEYLAANPQSTVLGLPEGDWLQVAERAVTLRGPHEAVWFAHGAAPRALTSGEAVPGAAR, encoded by the coding sequence ATGAACGCACTGCTGCTGAGCAATTCCCGAGGCCCCGACGGCGCATATCTCGTGCACGCGCTCGACGCCATTCGCGCGCTGACGCCGAGTGGCGGCCAGTCGCAAACGGAGGCGCTGTTCGTGCCGTTCGCGGGCGTCACGATGACGTGGGACGACTACGCGGCGAAAGTCGCGGCGGCGCTGGCGCCGGCCCATGTCTCGCTGCGCTCCGTGCACACCTTCGCGAGCGACGCCGAAGCGCAGGCGGCCATCGCGAAGACGCAACTGATCGTGGTGGGCGGCGGCAACACGTTCCAGCTGCTCGCGCAGTGCCGCTCGCGCGGTTTCGTCGAGGCGATTCGTCAGGCCGTGCGCGGCGGTGCGCGCTATCTCGGCTGGAGCGCGGGCGCGAACCTCGCGTGTCCGACCATCAGCACGACGAACGACATGCCGATCGTCGATCCGCAAGGCTTCGGCGCGCTCGATCTCGTCGATTTCCAGATCAATCCGCACTACACCAATGCGCTGCCCGCGGGGCACCAGGGCGAAACGCGCAACCAGCGGATCGAGGAATATCTGGCCGCGAACCCGCAGTCCACCGTGCTCGGTTTGCCCGAAGGCGACTGGCTGCAGGTCGCGGAGCGCGCCGTCACGCTGCGGGGCCCGCACGAGGCGGTCTGGTTCGCGCACGGCGCCGCGCCCCGCGCGCTGACCTCGGGCGAGGCCGTGCCGGGAGCCGCGCGATGA